Proteins encoded within one genomic window of Panacibacter microcysteis:
- a CDS encoding MerR family transcriptional regulator produces MERFNINDIENLTGIRAHTLRIWEKRYNIINPKRKISNHRYYDNDDLKHILKIAYLYNNGYKISRIASLNNDELYRLTNYTSTNKNTDQLLVNKLLQYSFEFNIYEFEESLNTAIEKLGFSRCVQNVVFPYFEKIGNLWMNNIAVPAQEHFTSNIIRNKMIVAIDELSPVVSEEPAVLLFTPHGEYHELPLLFYHYLFKKHGHKCLYLGANATISDISACIQACSVGTLYFHLITNFTDYDINDYLNTLVNNFSNQQIVASGPFSARATSDHHNCTILQSQSAALDFIKPGLSATL; encoded by the coding sequence ATGGAAAGGTTTAATATTAACGATATTGAAAACTTGACGGGTATTAGAGCGCACACTTTGCGCATCTGGGAAAAACGTTACAATATTATTAACCCCAAAAGGAAAATTAGTAATCACCGCTATTATGATAACGATGATCTGAAGCACATTCTCAAGATCGCGTATCTCTACAATAACGGTTATAAAATTTCACGCATTGCCTCTTTAAATAACGATGAGCTATACCGGCTTACAAATTACACTTCTACCAATAAAAACACAGACCAGTTACTTGTAAACAAGCTGTTGCAATATTCTTTTGAATTCAACATTTACGAATTTGAAGAATCGCTGAACACTGCTATTGAAAAACTTGGTTTTTCCAGGTGCGTACAAAATGTAGTGTTTCCGTATTTTGAAAAGATCGGCAACCTTTGGATGAATAATATTGCTGTGCCTGCACAGGAGCACTTTACCAGCAATATTATCAGGAACAAAATGATCGTCGCGATAGATGAGTTAAGCCCGGTAGTTTCTGAAGAACCGGCCGTGCTGCTGTTTACGCCTCATGGTGAATACCACGAATTGCCCCTTTTGTTCTATCATTACTTATTTAAAAAGCATGGTCATAAGTGTCTTTATCTTGGTGCTAATGCAACTATTAGCGACATAAGTGCATGCATACAGGCATGCTCTGTGGGTACACTGTATTTTCACCTCATTACAAACTTTACAGATTACGATATCAATGATTACCTTAATACACTTGTAAATAATTTTTCCAACCAGCAAATCGTTGCCAGTGGGCCTTTCAGTGCACGGGCTACTTCAGACCATCACAATTGTACCATTCTGCAATCGCAATCTGCAGCGCTTGATTTTATTAAACCAGGTCTTTCAGCAACATTATAA
- a CDS encoding DUF2306 domain-containing protein: MKSGTLRKTVILFVWALIIFFSVYYIYANCLRYFVFTPKSYHFDFFWSRKYCVFTHVLSGMIATIVSPFQYWPVIRKRYFALHKLFGKTYVYAIIVSSVTSFYLCATTPENIWYAAGLGGFTAAWLVTALAGMYNALSGKVEAHKEWMLRSFVVTIGFSLSRLLEDIVVNASLEVNRVERLTVLAWVSWILPLAITELFIIQRRKNKQKSLSVRFVVAENNRTSMSVTTLQNSTYAKKAGISAAMKSEI, translated from the coding sequence ATGAAATCCGGCACCCTCAGGAAGACTGTAATCCTTTTTGTATGGGCGTTAATTATTTTTTTTAGCGTCTATTATATTTACGCAAACTGTCTGCGTTATTTTGTTTTCACACCCAAAAGCTATCATTTCGATTTTTTCTGGTCGCGCAAATATTGTGTATTTACACATGTTCTTTCAGGTATGATTGCAACAATTGTTTCGCCGTTCCAATATTGGCCGGTTATAAGAAAGCGGTATTTTGCCCTGCATAAATTGTTCGGCAAAACATATGTTTATGCCATTATAGTGTCGTCCGTTACCTCATTTTATCTATGCGCCACAACGCCGGAAAATATATGGTACGCCGCTGGCCTGGGAGGTTTTACTGCCGCCTGGCTGGTTACTGCGCTCGCAGGTATGTACAATGCCTTGTCCGGAAAAGTGGAGGCACATAAGGAATGGATGCTGAGAAGTTTTGTGGTTACAATTGGCTTTTCTCTTTCAAGATTGCTGGAAGATATTGTAGTAAATGCATCGCTGGAAGTAAACAGGGTTGAACGCCTTACGGTACTCGCCTGGGTTTCATGGATCCTGCCTTTGGCTATCACAGAGTTATTCATTATTCAACGGAGGAAAAACAAACAAAAAAGCCTGTCAGTAAGGTTTGTTGTTGCTGAAAACAATCGTACAAGTATGTCTGTAACAACACTACAAAACAGCACTTATGCAAAAAAAGCGGGTATCAGTGCCGCTATGAAGTCGGAGATCTGA
- a CDS encoding (Fe-S)-binding protein, whose amino-acid sequence MKVPSMAEMVMNGETPEILFWVGCAGSFDQRAQKITKAFVQILDKVGIKYAILGKEEACTGDPARRAGNEFLFQMMAYNNIQVLNNYNIKKIVTACPHCFNTLKNEYPELGGVYEVIHHTTFLQQLIDDGKIVLKEGGSFKGKRITYHDSCYLGRSNNIYEAPRKVLEILDAELVEMKRCKTNGLCCGAGGAQMFKEDEPGNKRVNIERTDEALSLQPDVIAAACPFCNTMLMDGVKNKEKEQEVKVLDIAEIIASSM is encoded by the coding sequence ATGAAGGTTCCAAGTATGGCAGAGATGGTAATGAACGGAGAAACACCGGAGATACTTTTTTGGGTTGGTTGCGCAGGCAGTTTCGATCAGCGTGCGCAGAAAATCACAAAAGCTTTTGTGCAAATACTTGATAAAGTCGGTATAAAATACGCCATATTGGGCAAAGAAGAAGCTTGTACAGGAGATCCTGCCAGACGCGCAGGCAACGAATTCCTGTTCCAGATGATGGCATACAACAATATCCAGGTGCTGAATAACTATAATATAAAGAAAATTGTAACTGCCTGCCCCCACTGCTTCAACACACTCAAAAATGAATACCCTGAGTTGGGCGGCGTTTATGAGGTCATACACCACACCACCTTTCTGCAGCAATTGATCGATGACGGAAAGATAGTTTTAAAGGAAGGTGGAAGCTTTAAAGGCAAACGTATTACATACCACGATAGCTGCTATCTTGGCCGCTCAAACAATATTTATGAAGCACCAAGGAAAGTATTGGAAATACTGGACGCTGAACTGGTAGAAATGAAACGCTGTAAAACCAACGGTCTATGCTGTGGTGCAGGTGGTGCGCAGATGTTTAAGGAAGATGAACCAGGCAATAAACGTGTCAATATTGAACGTACAGATGAAGCTTTATCGCTTCAACCCGATGTAATTGCGGCAGCCTGTCCATTCTGCAATACCATGCTGATGGATGGTGTAAAAAATAAAGAGAAAGAACAGGAAGTAAAAGTGCTGGATATTGCGGAGATCATAGCATCATCTATGTAA
- a CDS encoding DUF3078 domain-containing protein — protein MRRLFLFFIVVCFTQVVLCQDIPVKTLPTEIFKSVTRKATDTITVWKWKRGGMINVNLSQGTLSNWAAGGDNFSLATAAYVNYYVYNKGKRYNWDNNIDFNFGLIKTSSLGTRKNDDRVEVISKYGLKVDTASKIFASALYNFRSQLFDGLTYVGDSGYLSSSFMSPAYFLLSLGFDYRPSPVFSLFLSPLTERITLVSSKRLYTKGVYGVPAGRKYITQIGAFASINFNKEIFKNVTYRGKMDLFSDYTNNPANVDMYFTNIFAFKINKWLSATYNLDMIYDDDVRLFGKNKTSPGLQLKSLIGIGFLMPMNPVVN, from the coding sequence ATGAGAAGACTCTTTCTGTTTTTTATAGTCGTTTGTTTTACGCAAGTAGTCTTGTGCCAGGATATACCTGTAAAAACCTTACCTACAGAAATATTTAAAAGCGTAACCAGGAAAGCTACAGATACAATCACCGTATGGAAATGGAAACGTGGCGGAATGATCAACGTAAATCTCTCGCAGGGTACACTCAGTAACTGGGCCGCGGGTGGAGATAATTTCTCGCTGGCTACAGCGGCATACGTAAATTATTACGTGTACAACAAAGGCAAAAGATATAACTGGGACAATAACATCGATTTCAATTTCGGACTTATCAAGACTTCGAGCCTGGGCACGAGAAAGAATGACGACAGGGTAGAAGTAATTTCAAAATATGGATTAAAGGTAGATACGGCCAGTAAAATTTTTGCATCAGCACTTTACAACTTCCGGTCTCAGTTGTTTGATGGATTAACATATGTTGGCGACAGCGGTTATCTTTCATCGTCGTTTATGTCACCCGCTTATTTTCTTCTTTCTCTTGGGTTTGATTACAGGCCTTCACCTGTGTTTTCATTGTTTCTTTCTCCTTTAACCGAACGTATTACGCTGGTAAGCAGTAAAAGACTTTACACAAAAGGGGTATATGGTGTACCTGCCGGAAGAAAATATATTACACAAATAGGTGCATTTGCTTCCATCAACTTTAACAAGGAAATATTTAAGAACGTTACCTACCGGGGTAAAATGGATTTATTCTCCGACTACACCAATAATCCTGCAAATGTTGACATGTACTTTACCAACATTTTTGCTTTTAAGATCAATAAATGGCTGTCTGCAACCTACAACCTGGATATGATCTACGATGATGATGTGCGCCTGTTTGGAAAAAACAAAACAAGCCCCGGGCTGCAGTTAAAAAGTCTTATAGGCATTGGCTTTTTGATGCCAATGAATCCTGTAGTTAATTAG
- the miaB gene encoding tRNA (N6-isopentenyl adenosine(37)-C2)-methylthiotransferase MiaB, whose amino-acid sequence MEMFDIAEKVHDETRQGEAFAPFKADANAYRKRFYIESYGCQMNFSDSEIVASILNNEGFGATRNLEDADLVLLNTCSIREKAEQTVRKRLTEFRKIKESKPGMLIGVLGCMAERLKAKLLEEEKLVDIVVGPDAYRSLPGLIEEAETGQKAVNVLLSRDETYADISPVRLDSNGVTAFISIMRGCNNMCSFCVVPFTRGRERSRDALSIVQEAENLFSRGFKEVTLLGQNVDSYYWINEATNETVTFAKLMEMVALINPLLRVRFSTSHPKDITEEVLRTMAKYENICNYIHLPVQSGSTRILQLMNRTYTREWYMAKVKQIKEIVPGCGISADIIAGFCTETEEDHQDTLSIMEYSAYDMSYMFFYSERPGTLAARRYKDDIPEEIKKRRLQEIVELQNRLSLESNKRDVGKIFKVLIEGDSKKSTAEWKGRSSQNKMIVFPKINNGLKPGDYVNVQVNECTQATLLGQII is encoded by the coding sequence ATGGAAATGTTTGACATTGCAGAGAAAGTTCATGATGAAACCCGCCAGGGAGAAGCGTTTGCGCCATTTAAAGCAGATGCGAATGCGTATCGGAAAAGATTTTACATTGAAAGTTATGGCTGCCAGATGAATTTTAGCGACAGTGAAATTGTTGCCTCTATTTTAAACAATGAAGGCTTTGGCGCCACGCGTAACCTGGAAGATGCTGATCTTGTTTTGCTCAACACATGCTCTATTCGTGAGAAAGCAGAACAAACGGTACGCAAACGTTTGACTGAATTTAGAAAAATAAAAGAGTCTAAACCGGGAATGCTGATCGGCGTGCTTGGTTGTATGGCAGAACGTTTGAAAGCCAAATTACTCGAAGAAGAAAAACTGGTTGATATTGTTGTGGGGCCTGATGCATACAGAAGTTTACCGGGGTTGATTGAAGAGGCAGAGACGGGCCAGAAAGCCGTAAATGTGTTGCTGAGCAGAGACGAAACCTATGCAGACATTTCGCCTGTACGACTGGATAGCAACGGTGTTACCGCATTTATATCTATCATGCGTGGCTGTAATAACATGTGCAGTTTTTGCGTGGTTCCGTTTACACGTGGCCGGGAACGTAGCCGCGATGCCTTATCAATCGTTCAGGAAGCGGAAAACCTTTTTAGCAGGGGCTTTAAGGAAGTTACGCTACTTGGTCAGAATGTTGACAGCTATTACTGGATAAACGAAGCCACCAATGAAACGGTAACCTTTGCGAAGCTGATGGAAATGGTAGCACTGATCAATCCGTTATTGCGTGTAAGATTCAGCACTTCTCACCCAAAAGATATTACAGAAGAGGTATTGCGTACCATGGCGAAATATGAAAACATCTGTAATTATATTCACCTTCCTGTACAAAGCGGCAGCACGAGGATATTACAACTGATGAACCGTACCTATACAAGGGAATGGTATATGGCCAAAGTAAAACAGATAAAAGAAATTGTACCCGGCTGTGGCATAAGCGCTGATATAATTGCCGGTTTTTGTACAGAAACTGAAGAAGACCACCAGGATACTTTAAGTATTATGGAATATAGCGCGTACGATATGAGCTATATGTTCTTTTACAGCGAAAGGCCTGGCACACTTGCAGCACGCCGTTATAAAGATGATATCCCGGAAGAGATCAAAAAAAGAAGGCTTCAGGAAATCGTAGAGCTGCAAAACAGGCTATCACTCGAAAGTAATAAACGGGATGTTGGTAAAATTTTTAAAGTACTCATAGAAGGCGATAGTAAGAAAAGCACGGCAGAATGGAAAGGGAGAAGTTCTCAGAATAAAATGATCGTGTTTCCCAAAATAAACAACGGTCTAAAGCCCGGCGACTACGTAAACGTACAGGTTAATGAATGTACGCAGGCCACATTACTGGGGCAGATCATTTAA
- a CDS encoding sigma-54 interaction domain-containing protein, with the protein MDKQSIKNRFGIIGNSPSLNHALNVAVQVAATDLSVLIVGESGVGKESFSLIIHALSARKHNPFIAVNCGAIPEGTIDSELFGHEKGAFTGAVDSRKGYFETVSGGTIFLDEIGEMPIGTQARLLRVLETGEFIRVGSSKVQKTDVRVIAATNRDLLEFTQTGKFREDLYYRLSTVPIRVPSLRDRKEDIPLLFRKFVVDFAERYKTIPVQLDEDAKNLLINYPWPGNVRELKNIAEQISVLSTQPNVSGPELHKFLPDKTNNRLPMLASGAQPVGEFANEREILYKLFFDMKKDVTELKKMFLEILQNPSLAGHAANYTKDSLLSDYNNMAPELPKQVSSPVVHPQLVPSNNMQPVIIGHDDDDEIHHHEEVEESLNIMDKEKELIIKALKKHKGKRKDAASDLGISERTLYRKLKEYDIDE; encoded by the coding sequence ATGGATAAGCAAAGTATAAAAAACAGGTTTGGCATTATCGGTAACTCACCATCTCTGAATCATGCGCTGAATGTTGCTGTGCAGGTTGCAGCCACAGATCTTAGCGTACTCATTGTTGGTGAAAGCGGTGTAGGTAAAGAAAGTTTTTCTCTCATCATCCATGCATTATCGGCAAGGAAACACAACCCTTTTATCGCAGTTAACTGTGGCGCCATCCCCGAAGGCACGATTGATTCAGAATTATTCGGGCATGAAAAAGGTGCTTTTACCGGCGCCGTTGACAGCCGCAAGGGTTACTTCGAAACCGTAAGTGGCGGCACCATTTTTCTCGATGAAATTGGTGAAATGCCCATTGGCACACAGGCACGTTTATTACGTGTGCTGGAAACCGGGGAGTTCATCCGCGTGGGCTCTTCAAAAGTGCAGAAGACAGATGTACGCGTTATTGCCGCCACCAACCGGGACCTGCTGGAGTTTACGCAAACCGGCAAATTTCGCGAAGATCTTTACTACCGGTTAAGCACGGTGCCTATTCGCGTGCCATCGCTGCGGGACCGCAAAGAAGATATTCCTTTACTGTTCAGGAAGTTTGTAGTAGACTTTGCAGAACGCTATAAAACAATACCGGTACAGTTAGATGAAGACGCAAAAAACCTGTTAATAAATTATCCCTGGCCCGGCAATGTGCGTGAATTAAAGAATATTGCAGAGCAGATTTCTGTGCTTAGTACACAACCGAATGTTTCAGGGCCGGAGTTGCACAAATTTTTGCCCGATAAAACAAACAACAGGTTGCCCATGCTTGCATCAGGTGCGCAACCTGTAGGTGAATTTGCCAATGAAAGAGAGATCTTATACAAACTGTTCTTTGATATGAAAAAGGATGTGACAGAACTCAAGAAAATGTTTCTTGAAATTCTTCAGAATCCTTCACTGGCGGGGCATGCAGCTAATTATACAAAAGATTCATTGCTTAGCGATTATAATAATATGGCGCCGGAATTACCAAAGCAGGTTTCATCACCGGTGGTACATCCGCAGCTCGTTCCTTCAAACAATATGCAACCGGTTATCATTGGCCATGATGATGATGATGAAATTCATCACCATGAAGAAGTGGAAGAATCGTTGAACATTATGGATAAAGAAAAGGAACTGATCATAAAAGCATTAAAAAAGCACAAAGGCAAGCGCAAAGATGCAGCATCAGACCTGGGTATAAGCGAACGTACTCTATATCGTAAACTTAAGGAGTATGATATTGATGAATAA
- the lptE gene encoding LPS assembly lipoprotein LptE produces the protein MFYKPYSHTPFRNIFILLFFIATAIVFSACGPYTFKDVSIPPEVKTIKINFIENRAPYKNPQLAARLTDQLQQKVANLTRRTVTQSDNADYIISGYISSYNVSTAAISGQQAAANRLTVGLTMTLFNTLENKSTDYQVSRDFDFSAGLTLSQAEAQLLDDIIKNVTDEIFNRLFSNW, from the coding sequence ATGTTTTATAAACCTTATTCACATACTCCCTTCCGGAACATTTTTATTTTACTGTTTTTTATAGCAACGGCCATTGTGTTTTCCGCATGCGGTCCGTATACCTTTAAGGATGTGTCTATCCCGCCGGAAGTGAAGACCATTAAAATAAATTTTATAGAAAACAGGGCACCGTATAAAAACCCCCAGCTTGCAGCAAGACTTACAGACCAGTTGCAGCAAAAAGTTGCCAACCTTACCAGGCGAACAGTTACACAATCAGACAATGCCGATTATATTATCAGCGGTTATATCAGCAGCTACAATGTAAGCACAGCAGCCATCAGCGGGCAGCAGGCAGCGGCTAACAGGTTAACGGTGGGGCTAACCATGACTTTATTCAACACACTTGAAAACAAATCGACCGATTACCAGGTATCAAGAGACTTTGATTTCTCCGCGGGTTTAACACTCTCCCAGGCAGAGGCACAACTGCTCGATGACATTATAAAAAATGTTACCGATGAAATTTTTAACCGTCTTTTTTCTAACTGGTAA
- the secG gene encoding preprotein translocase subunit SecG: protein MSILFLILVILASALLGAIVLIQNPKGGGLSGTFGGVGNQIMGVKQTNDVLEKGTWIFAGIVAILCITSTLFFSGGGSSTGSDVIKNLKTTNSTTAPATTPSATQPSNTTTLPADSNK from the coding sequence ATGAGTATTCTATTTTTAATTTTAGTGATATTGGCAAGTGCGTTGCTTGGCGCTATCGTTTTGATCCAAAACCCTAAAGGTGGTGGTTTATCAGGTACATTCGGCGGTGTTGGAAACCAGATCATGGGTGTGAAGCAAACCAACGATGTACTGGAAAAAGGCACATGGATTTTTGCGGGTATCGTTGCTATACTTTGCATTACTTCTACCCTGTTCTTTTCAGGTGGTGGCAGCTCAACCGGTTCAGACGTTATCAAAAACCTGAAGACAACTAACAGCACTACGGCACCTGCAACAACGCCTTCTGCTACGCAGCCTTCTAATACCACAACATTACCGGCTGACTCAAACAAATAA
- a CDS encoding GlxA family transcriptional regulator, producing MKHISILIPHGHSSVVNIEGSHQIMNEVNNIRSKMGKPALFKVQLVGIAKEASQRNGLFIISPDVMIEDVKKTDLILIPAVHGDPKKVMQDNAAFVPWILEQYNNGAEVATMCIASFFLAGTGLLDGKQCATHWSAANTFRALFPGVNLVDDKIMTEDDGIYTSGGAYSFTNLLVYIIEKYAGRDVAIMIAKSFMIDIDRISQSPFIIFQGQKAHDDEQIRKAQEYIEQNFDDKITVDQLASMLALGRRNMERRFKKATSNTVVEYIQRVKIEAAKKNLENSRKNINEVMYEVGYSDTKAFRTIFKRITGLSPVEYRTKYNKETVMMA from the coding sequence ATGAAACACATTTCAATTCTTATTCCGCATGGCCATTCCAGTGTTGTAAATATTGAAGGCTCTCACCAGATTATGAATGAGGTAAACAACATCCGTTCTAAAATGGGTAAGCCTGCATTATTCAAAGTGCAACTGGTTGGTATTGCTAAAGAGGCAAGCCAGCGCAATGGCCTGTTTATCATCAGCCCTGATGTAATGATAGAAGATGTAAAAAAAACAGACCTTATACTCATACCGGCAGTACATGGAGATCCCAAAAAAGTAATGCAGGATAATGCCGCTTTTGTTCCATGGATTCTTGAGCAGTACAATAACGGCGCAGAGGTTGCAACAATGTGTATCGCTTCATTTTTCCTCGCTGGTACAGGCTTGCTCGATGGCAAGCAATGCGCTACGCACTGGAGTGCTGCCAATACTTTCAGGGCACTGTTTCCCGGTGTAAACCTGGTTGACGATAAAATAATGACGGAAGACGACGGCATCTATACAAGCGGCGGCGCCTATTCTTTCACCAATTTGCTGGTGTACATCATTGAAAAATATGCCGGCAGAGATGTTGCCATTATGATTGCAAAATCTTTTATGATCGATATCGACCGCATCAGCCAATCACCATTTATTATTTTCCAGGGTCAAAAAGCACACGACGATGAGCAAATCCGCAAAGCGCAGGAGTACATTGAGCAAAATTTCGATGATAAAATAACCGTAGACCAGCTCGCTTCCATGCTTGCTCTTGGCAGAAGAAACATGGAACGCCGGTTCAAAAAGGCCACCTCGAACACCGTTGTTGAGTATATACAACGGGTAAAGATTGAGGCAGCAAAGAAGAATCTCGAAAACAGCCGCAAAAACATCAATGAAGTAATGTACGAGGTTGGATATTCAGATACAAAGGCTTTCAGAACAATCTTTAAACGTATTACAGGTTTGTCGCCTGTTGAGTATAGAACAAAGTACAACAAGGAAACCGTTATGATGGCGTAA
- a CDS encoding DinB family protein has translation MEIYHLPHNITVFGNTVEAFPAGVSEAFDSLINTLPGGNNRLYYGLSWCTGNDITYVAAAEEKTAGEARQYGYETFTIEKGTYLSVTVQDWQNKTACIKDVFHEIMLDERADDKTPAIEIYKNDKEMICLVAVKRSIELLEEFDTTIRELFETIDACSTADINKKPVEESWSAAQVIAHISRSNTGIASAMQLDGEKLSREADKRVDELKQTFLDFNVKYKSPEFILPGSGPFTKDELLKKLSNSIDQLKQAGRNTNLLLAIKHPAFGEITKLELLYFVLFHIQRHTHQLKNIISTIKTPVFINN, from the coding sequence ATGGAAATATATCATTTACCCCATAACATTACTGTTTTTGGAAATACAGTAGAGGCTTTTCCGGCCGGTGTAAGTGAAGCGTTTGATAGCCTCATCAATACTTTGCCCGGCGGTAATAACCGGCTATACTACGGCCTTAGCTGGTGTACCGGTAATGATATTACATACGTGGCGGCCGCCGAAGAAAAAACTGCAGGAGAAGCCCGCCAATATGGCTATGAAACATTCACCATTGAAAAAGGAACTTACCTGTCTGTTACCGTACAAGACTGGCAGAATAAAACTGCGTGTATCAAAGATGTATTTCATGAAATAATGCTTGATGAAAGAGCCGATGATAAGACACCGGCAATAGAGATCTATAAAAATGATAAAGAAATGATCTGCCTAGTTGCGGTAAAGCGTTCAATTGAATTACTCGAAGAGTTCGATACTACAATTCGGGAGCTTTTCGAAACGATCGATGCATGCAGCACAGCTGACATCAATAAAAAGCCTGTTGAAGAAAGCTGGTCAGCGGCACAGGTAATTGCGCATATCAGCAGGTCAAACACCGGTATAGCAAGCGCGATGCAGCTCGACGGCGAAAAATTATCAAGGGAAGCTGATAAGAGAGTTGATGAGTTAAAACAGACTTTTCTCGACTTCAATGTAAAGTATAAATCACCTGAATTTATCTTGCCTGGTAGTGGCCCGTTTACCAAAGATGAACTACTCAAAAAATTGTCCAACTCCATTGATCAACTGAAACAGGCCGGTAGAAATACGAACCTTTTACTGGCTATTAAACATCCCGCATTCGGCGAGATCACCAAACTGGAACTGTTGTATTTTGTTTTGTTTCACATACAAAGACATACGCATCAGTTAAAAAATATTATCTCAACAATTAAGACGCCCGTATTCATTAATAACTAA
- a CDS encoding DinB family protein, with the protein MESTPQKIKLQVVLSLFDWHTGLFHKALEGINDTDAANRLGTKANHIAWLSGSLVYGRYSLAGLLGIEQKQAGLELFENFKGIIDDAIYPSLNDFRNDWKNISPLLKEKISSLSEDELNGPDPFKMPGGDFKLFDTLLFCTDRESYCIGQIGIFRRLLGYPALKFD; encoded by the coding sequence ATGGAATCAACACCGCAAAAGATCAAGCTCCAGGTTGTCTTAAGCCTTTTCGACTGGCATACAGGACTATTTCACAAAGCGTTGGAAGGCATCAACGATACAGATGCAGCAAACCGTTTGGGAACAAAGGCAAACCATATTGCATGGCTTTCCGGCAGCCTTGTCTATGGCAGATATAGCCTTGCAGGCCTTCTTGGAATTGAACAAAAACAGGCCGGGCTTGAATTATTCGAAAATTTCAAAGGAATCATTGATGATGCCATCTATCCTTCGCTCAACGATTTTAGAAACGACTGGAAAAATATTTCGCCTCTATTAAAAGAAAAAATCAGTAGCCTCAGTGAAGACGAGTTGAATGGTCCTGATCCGTTTAAGATGCCCGGCGGAGATTTCAAACTATTCGATACACTGTTGTTCTGCACAGACCGTGAGTCTTACTGCATTGGCCAGATCGGTATTTTCAGGCGCCTGCTCGGTTACCCTGCGCTTAAATTTGATTAG
- a CDS encoding VOC family protein, producing MKFNPYLNFPGTAEDAFNFYKSVFGGDFLMVQRFKNMPDADKLPPGVAQMIMHISLPLNNDTILMGSDAPAQMGFKVIAGNNNYISVSPDSREQADMLFNGLSAGGQVEMPIADTFWGAYFGSFTDKFGTKWMINFQQS from the coding sequence ATGAAATTTAACCCATACCTCAATTTCCCGGGTACCGCAGAAGATGCATTCAACTTTTACAAAAGTGTTTTCGGCGGCGATTTTTTAATGGTGCAAAGATTTAAAAACATGCCGGATGCAGACAAACTGCCACCCGGTGTTGCGCAAATGATCATGCACATATCGCTGCCGCTGAACAATGATACCATTCTTATGGGCTCAGACGCCCCCGCGCAAATGGGCTTTAAGGTTATAGCAGGTAATAACAACTATATTTCAGTAAGTCCCGATTCAAGAGAACAGGCAGACATGCTCTTCAACGGACTGTCAGCCGGCGGGCAGGTAGAAATGCCCATAGCAGACACATTCTGGGGCGCTTATTTTGGCTCATTTACAGATAAATTTGGTACAAAATGGATGATCAATTTCCAACAATCATAA
- a CDS encoding SRPBCC family protein — MKKFLKILLIAIVSIVAIVLIAALFAPKELHIERDVTINAPKEKVWSNVGSLHGMHSWSPWIEADPAINITYEGNDGTPGAIYKWKGNSDVGEGEQTITKTDAPNSINTHVHFIKPFEGEADASIVLEDAGNSTKATWTFDSKYAYPMNVMLLLSMDDMIGDTYSKGLNKLKTMCEAN, encoded by the coding sequence ATGAAAAAGTTTCTAAAAATCCTGCTTATTGCTATTGTCTCAATAGTAGCCATTGTGCTTATTGCGGCATTGTTTGCACCAAAAGAATTACACATCGAACGCGATGTAACTATCAATGCCCCAAAAGAAAAAGTCTGGAGCAATGTTGGTTCACTGCACGGCATGCATAGCTGGAGCCCGTGGATAGAGGCCGACCCGGCCATAAACATCACATACGAAGGTAATGATGGCACACCCGGCGCCATTTACAAATGGAAAGGAAACAGCGATGTTGGGGAAGGCGAACAGACCATTACAAAAACAGATGCACCAAATTCAATCAATACGCATGTACATTTTATCAAACCTTTCGAAGGCGAGGCAGATGCATCAATCGTATTGGAAGATGCCGGTAACAGCACAAAAGCCACGTGGACGTTTGACAGCAAGTATGCCTATCCAATGAATGTAATGCTGTTGCTGAGTATGGATGATATGATTGGCGATACATACAGTAAGGGGCTGAATAAATTAAAAACGATGTGCGAAGCCAATTAA